CCTCACTATAATTTCTCAGTGTGACTGAGAACACCAAAagcttattttttagttttttttttttttaggtttctgTTTTCCACCGAGTTTTATCCACACGGAAAAGTCTCAAAAACTATAAACCAAAATGTTCACTCaggaatatgttttaattttgcttttttttttgtattttctaaaatgtctatAATGATGTTATTTTtgtccaaaaagaaaaatgttcatggccaggcgtggtggctcaaacctgtaatctcagcactttgggaggccgaggcgagtggatcacttgaggtcagcagttcaaaagcagcctgacaaacatggtgaaaccccgtctctactaaaaatacaaacattagcagggtgtggtggtgcatgcctgtaatcccacctactcgggaggctgaggcaggagaatcgcttgaacctggggagagggaggttgcagtgagcccagatggcgccactgcactccaggcctgggcgacagagcaagattccgtctaaaaaaagaaaaaaaaagacaaatgtttatAATCAAGATTTCCAATTTTGAAGGCTAAAgttgaatattttctaaaaattacattACTAGGACACTATACACCTAGTTTACTTTTTCATCCAAAGAACAAGGAACTGCACATACAGCCTGCTTTATCATCACAACTCAATAATTAAACAGGTACAGCAGCCCTTTCACAGCCAGAGGAACATCAACTTTTTTCAAGGTTACTGTTATTAAAACCTGAGAAATGGGAAACCAAGATGTGGCAGATGCCCTAGACGTATCTATCAAGCTAACCGTTAGTTCATTAGATTTCTAAATAAGAAAGGTCCATATAAACAGTCCATATAAAACTCGCCTATATCTAGTAAGTTTCAGTGACCAAGAAAGGTTATGTTGTtttgtaagactttttttttgccCACCTTCCTGAATTtggaaaactttcttaaaatcaggcctgggcgcggtggcccaagcctgtaatttcagcactttgggaggccgaggcaggcggatcactaggtcaagagatcgagaccatcctggccgacatggtgaaaccccgtctctactaaagacatgaaaattggctgggtatggcGGCgtacgtctgtagtcccagctattcgggagactgaggcaggagaatcgcttgaacccgggaggcagaggctgcagtgagtggagatcgcgccacagcactccagcctgggcaacagagtgaggctccgtctcaaaaacaaaacaaaacaaaaatacaaaattagccgggcatggtggcgcatgcctgtaatctcagttactcaagaggctcaggcaggagaatcgcttgaacccgggaggcggaagtttcggtgagctgaaatcgcaacattgcactccagcctgggcaacaaaagcgaaactctgtctccacataaataatcatttttgtaGGCAAATATAACAAATACAGCAAAACGTCATAGAATCTAGAAAGagcatatatgcatatgtatctatcactttttcaacttttctgtgtgTGAAAATTTTGGACACCGAAGTGAAAATAAACGCTTTCAAAGTCAGAATACAAAGAATTATCTATTGCAACTTCAACCCACCTGAAGCTTTGAGGCCTTTGATCAACTCACAAACCTACATTTCAAGCACTCGATGAAAAAGCCCTTTCTTAAGACGGCAAGACTTTGAGATTCATCAactgataaaatataaaagcGATACTAAAAATAATCTCACCTAATGCAAGTTCACCTAGAAAGTCATTTACCAGGAGATTTCATGAGAATTTTGACTTCACTTTACTCAGTAAAAGAGCTTTTCCCTCTATTACCACTTCGCCTACGTTTTTCGTAATTCCCAACAGTAAGCTttaactgaagaagaaaaaaaatccccagcAAGCAGATCCGGGCACCCCTTCCAGGTCCTAAAAACACCCAAGAGTTCGTGGCGCTGGTGGCTCCAGCTGTTTGTTTCCCGGGCAGTCTCCGGGTTGGATTTGAACCCTGGGGTCTACACGGGTTAAAAACGCGGAAAAAAGGCGACgaagaaatacaaactgccaggGTGTCGAAATGAAAGGAACGACTGTGAAAGGGGTAAGGAAAAATCCAAGCCATCTCTACCGGGAGGATCCGGAAAGCACCGGCCGCGCAGGGGGTCAACCAACTCCGACACCGCTCGGGGTCAGCTGGGCGGCACCTGGCGCGGACTTCGGAGCGAGGGCAGGTGCGCGGGCCGGAAGCCTCGGGCGCTCACCTGGCACCTACCTGGAGCTCACCTGGCGCCCGGGCCCCGAGCCGCCGCCCCCCGCCCAGCCCGCCGCGCCCGCACCTCGCGGTCCTTGAGGCCCAGCAGGAGCACCTCCTCCATCAGGGTCAGCCGCGTTTCCTTGGAGTCGCCCTTGTCGTCGTCGTCCTGCTCGTCGCGGCGGCTCTGCGCGTCGTCCTCGCTGCTGCCggcgccgccgcccgccgcccgctcCTTGTCGGCGGCGTTGCGGGAGGCCTCGGTGCGCCGCTGCACCAGGCCGGAGCTGCGCTGGGTCAGCGAGGTCATGGCTCCCGCCGAGGCGCCAAGCCGGGCCGAGAGGGTCGCGGGACCGACCGGGTCGCCCTCCTCCTCCCCGCGCGGCCTCCGACCCGGGTTTCCGTGTTAAATCCGGACGCCGGGGCGACGTCCGTCGGCAGCGGGGCCGGGGGCAGTCATGAGGAGACAGGTCAGGGCGAAGCGGGCTGGCCGGGCATCGGCGGGGCAGGAGAGGAGTGCCTTCCTGCCTGCGGCCGCAGCCCCCAAATCGCCCCGAGCTCCGAagcggaggcggcggcggcgcctTTCCAATATGGCGGCCCCGGCTGACGTCACCGGAGGATGTGGCAGAGTCGGCGCGGGAGAGCTGGGCCGGGAGGCGCCGGAAGCGGCGGCCGGGGATCCGCTGGCACTGCCGCCTACACCCTTCCTGGCCCTCGGTGCTTGTCTTTTCCTTGGCGTTCCTGCGCCCCCTGACCCGCGGTCCTGCAGTCCTGCTCCCGTGACGTGCCCTCCCTCCTTCCGTTCCCCGTTTCCCCTTCACTACCCAGGGCTGGAGCCTGAACCTAGCGGGGCCCCCCACGAATCGGAAGAGCCTGGGCCACGCGAAGGTGGACCCCACTCAGCCTCCAGCCGTGCCCTCCGCGCCCCAGACACCGCCGTATTCGGAGGCGACTCCGCGGTCGTGTGGACGGGGTCCCATTTGGACTCCGGGGTCCGCAGGATCGGCAGGAAGGACTTTGCTCGCTGCTGCTGGGCGGGGAGGGGTACGCTCTCTGCTGGGACTCCCTAACCCTTTAGAAGGAGCAAGTGCGTCCAAATGGTTTGAAAGTGGACCTTTAGTGTTTTCCAGGAGTAAGAAGATAGAACAGTTGACCAGTTTTGTTTGTAAAACTTTCCTTGCCTCGGACTTGTGCTATAAAGTGACCAGGGCGTAGTGAGTGCAGTTAGTACCGCACACGTTAGCACGCTCGACCTTAACgatctttttatagagacaataAAACTGCAGCGTTTCATGCCACGTCTTTGTACGCATCGGATCTCTCTCCGTGTAGTTACTAGGTGAAATCCTCTTGGCGTGCGCAAATTACGTTAAAAAAATAGCTGTCAAACCTGAGACAGGAGTTGGAGGAGTAGAGGGTGGCGCTTGTAAGTGAAACATTTAACAAGGAATGGTGTTGTGTGCCATCCtgtattaaaataaacaatgtatGGACAGAGTGGAACAACagcaaagcaaaaaataaaaatttaaaaaaaagtgatcatGGGCTGTGGCTAAAGAGTGGTTTAGATGGGTTCTTCTCTTAACACAAATCCATTATCCAGAACTCCTGCTGCCTACTATCCCATGCCCTGGAAAGTGGCAGTGCTAAATGAGGGGAAGAGAGGGTCCAGGGGGAGCACCAAGTACAGCTTCCCTTTTTCCCACCTGTCTGGGCGAAGGTCGATTTCACCTCAACCAGTTTCTCCCATTcacaccctcttttttttttttttttttttgagacggagtcttgctctgttgcccaggctggggtgcagtggcgcaatctcggctcactgcaagctctgcctcccaggttcacaccattctcctgcctcagcctcctgagtagctgggactacaggcgcccaccaccacgcctggctaattttttgcatttttagtggagacggggtttcagcgtgttagccaggatggtctcgatcacctgacctcgtgatccgcctgcctcggcctcccaaagtgctgggattacaggcgtgagccactgcgcccagcccacacattctttggactttttttcttcatcttttctgaTTTTACCAAATGTTGTAGCTTGAAatgtttctttgtaaaataaatgtaattaatttattatttgaaaaaagttAATCAGGAGTagtggcccacatctgtagtcctaggtcttcgggaggctgaggcaggagaaccacttgagcccagaatttgaggctgccatgagggtgatcgtgccactgcacaccagcctgggagacagagcaagaccctgtctcaaaaaaaaaaaaaaaaaaaaaaaaaattggctgggcgcggtgtctcacgcctgtaatcctagcactttgggaggcggaggcggacggatcaggaggtcaggagatcgagaccatcctggctacacggtgaaaccccgtctctactaaaaatacaaaaaattagccgggcgtggtggtgggctcctgtagtcctagctactcgggaggctgaggcaggagaatggcgtgaaccccggaggcagagcttgcagtgagcagagatcaggccactgcactccagcctgggtgacagagggagactcctctcaaaaaaaaaaaaaaaaaaacttgactaaTATAGTCAAGTATGTAGTTCAAAGAGTACAAAGACGCGTGTAGTGAAAATTtccctcccagctctgcccctgttcACGCAGttgttctcctttctctcctgaaGGTTTTAATGCCAACAAATCCTCTGAAACTCCTCCCCTCAAAATGTGAAGCCTAATTTCCCTCCCCCTGAGTGTGGGCCAGACTTAGTGACTCTCTTGAAATGAATAGAATGTGGCCAACATGACTGACTGTGTGTCACTTCTCAGATTAGGTTGTAAAAGTCTATGCAGCTTCTTTTCCTCCCCAgctgccctccacccccacccatcatgatgggtgggggtggagggcagcTGGGGAAaaagtgagggaggaaggaaggagatattttaaaaacaggaaggggaagaaaggatatTTTAGGAACacgaaggaaaaaagaaggaattttagGAACGAGAATATTCCTAGTTACAGCAATGAgtgtttcttgttttaatttttatttatttatttatttttgagacagagtctcactctgtcgcccaggctggagtgcagtggcgtgatctcggctcactgcaacctccacctcctggttcaagcaattcccctgcctcagcctcccgagtagctgggattacaggcacgcgccaccacgcccagctaatttttttttttttttttttgagacagagttttgttgcccaggctggagtgcaa
This window of the Nomascus leucogenys isolate Asia chromosome 6, Asia_NLE_v1, whole genome shotgun sequence genome carries:
- the LOC105738683 gene encoding Krueppel-like factor 13 gives rise to the protein MRRQVRAKRAGRASAGQERSAFLPAAAAPKSPRAPKRRRRRRLSNMAAPADVTGGCGRVGAGELGREAPEAAAGDPLALPPTPFLALGACLFLGVPAPPDPRSCSPAPVTCPPSFRSPFPLHYPGLEPEPSGAPHESEEPGPREGGPHSASSRALRAPDTAVFGGDSAVVWTGSHLDSGVRRIGRKDFARCCWAGRGTLSAGTP